The proteins below are encoded in one region of Helianthus annuus cultivar XRQ/B chromosome 2, HanXRQr2.0-SUNRISE, whole genome shotgun sequence:
- the LOC110907607 gene encoding eukaryotic translation initiation factor 4 gamma-like, which produces MGFFSFASRGAAKKILLNPPKSFHDWKPKFFFIREEVLPIAMPFRDWTEAIPKEDLPIPKTARWYQQLNPTPNRVFGENVLVAAKMSDQWSPNSREVPVLKIGDQEAQLYQAAFSTFGGSMGVRPMRDDEESWYDQIKANFMYPVDGAFASPPTTTEGLPRTAKTKTGAGGSKSSGSAGSRNPDAGATPSMPEDDEAEEEDAAAQLIGRKRGRSEATTSAATAVVIPVVGKTSNLRSLYRFSPEIKKKTPEKGVKFSEPGVKRPKITIKSSDTAAQDAAKAAEAQRKAEENQKREEERKKKVEEEKRRKDGEERKKKAEEEKRRKDEEERKKKAEEEKAAEEAKKKALEKELAQKKAMD; this is translated from the exons AtgggtttcttctcctttgcAAGCCGTGGTGCGGCGAAGAAGATTCTGCTAAACCCCCCgaagagtttccatgactggaaaccTAAGTTCTTCTTCATCCGTGAAGAGGTTTTGCCGATTGCCATGCCCTTTAGGGATTGGACTGAGGCAATACCGAAGGAAGACCTTCCAATTCCGAAAACTGCCCGGTGGTATCAGCAATTGAACCCAACCCCAAATCGGGTGTTTGGGGAAAACGTTTTAGTAGCGGCtaagatgagtgaccagtggtcacccAACAGCAGGGAGGTTCCGGTGTTGAAGATCGGCGATCAAG AGGCGCAACTCTATCAAGCTGCCTTTTCCACATTTGGTGGTTCCATGGGCGTGCGCCCAATGCGCGATGACGAGGAGAGCTGGTATGACCAGATCAAGGCCAACTTCATGTATCCGGTTGATGGTGCCTTTGCTTCGCCGCCAACCACGACTGAAG GCTTACCGCGCACAGCTAAAACAAAAACTGGAGCGGGCGGCTCAAAAagctctgggagcgcgggttctcgtaaccctgatGCTGGCGCGACCCCATCTATGCCTGAAGACGATGAGGCTGAAGAAGAAGATGCTGCTGCCCAGTTGATTGGCAGGAAAAGGGGTAGAAGCGAGGCCACGACTTCCGCGGCTACTGCTGTTGTGATTCCCGTGGTTGGGAAAACGAGCAACCTGCGCTCGTTGTATAGGTTTTCTCCTG agatcaagaagaagacccctgagaagggtGTCAAGTTCAGTGAGCCAGGGGTGAAAAGGCCGAAGATTACCATCAAGTCTTCTGATACTGCTGCTCAGGACGCTGCGAAGGCTGCCGAGGCGCAGCGAAAGGCAGAGGAGAATCagaagagagaagaagaaaggAAAAAGAAAGTTGAGGAGGAGAAGAGGAGGAAGGATGGAGAAGAGAGGAAGAAGAAGGCGGAGGAGGAGAAGAGGAGGAAGGATGAAGAAGAGAGGAAGAAGAAGGCGGAGGAGGAGAAGGCAGCCGAAGAGGCGAAGAAAAAGGCCTTGGAGAAGGAGTTGGCACAGAAGAAGGCTATGGATTAG